From the Desulfopila inferna genome, one window contains:
- a CDS encoding LysE family transporter, translating to MPGPLLSVTITESSRRGATAGPLMIIGHGILELVVVAALLSGLAPLLLRDDVFVTISLVGGIILMWMAYSMFRELPRLYLRLEAEGEDRRNLIVAGVVLSAANPYFLLWWASVGFGYIVYSAKFGIAGVAAFFLGHILADFAWYGCVSFGVCKGRHFLTDRGYRRLIGGCAFFLAVFSGYFFYSGFDRLI from the coding sequence ATGCCCGGTCCTTTGTTGTCAGTGACGATAACAGAAAGTTCCCGCCGCGGCGCCACCGCAGGCCCGCTCATGATTATCGGTCATGGAATCCTGGAACTGGTGGTAGTTGCAGCCCTGCTTTCCGGTTTGGCTCCTTTGCTGTTGCGCGATGATGTTTTTGTCACCATTTCTTTGGTGGGTGGTATTATCCTCATGTGGATGGCCTATTCCATGTTCCGGGAACTCCCCAGACTCTATCTTCGGCTCGAGGCGGAAGGGGAGGATCGGCGAAATCTCATTGTCGCAGGGGTTGTGCTGAGCGCCGCCAATCCCTATTTTCTTCTGTGGTGGGCCAGTGTCGGCTTCGGCTATATTGTCTATTCCGCCAAATTCGGTATTGCCGGTGTTGCCGCCTTTTTTCTGGGGCACATACTGGCCGATTTTGCCTGGTATGGCTGTGTGTCTTTTGGGGTCTGCAAGGGGAGACATTTTCTGACGGATAGAGGCTATCGTCGGCTCATTGGCGGTTGTGCCTTTTTTCTTGCTGTTTTTTCAGGATATTTTTTCTATAGCGGTTTTGACAGACTGATCTGA
- the arfB gene encoding alternative ribosome rescue aminoacyl-tRNA hydrolase ArfB, translated as MININSHISIPTNEIEITQIRAQGAGGQNVNKVASAVQLRFDIQASSLPETLKNRVLNISDARISKDGVIVIKAQNHRTYERNRTEALQRLAALIRGAMKVRKRRKPTRPSKNSQQKRLDRKTMQGRQKKLRKKIL; from the coding sequence ATGATTAATATAAATTCACATATTTCGATACCGACGAACGAAATTGAGATAACACAGATCAGGGCTCAGGGAGCCGGCGGGCAAAATGTCAACAAAGTTGCATCCGCCGTCCAGCTGCGTTTTGATATTCAGGCCTCCTCCTTGCCGGAGACCTTGAAAAACAGAGTACTCAACATCAGTGATGCACGGATCTCCAAAGATGGCGTTATCGTCATAAAAGCCCAGAACCACCGAACTTATGAAAGAAACAGAACGGAAGCCCTACAGCGGCTTGCTGCTCTGATACGCGGGGCGATGAAGGTCCGCAAGCGCAGAAAACCCACCCGGCCCAGCAAAAATTCTCAACAGAAGCGGCTGGACCGAAAAACCATGCAGGGCAGACAAAAAAAACTGCGTAAAAAAATTCTTTAA
- a CDS encoding HDOD domain-containing protein, whose product MQLSKEQHQKQIEKFIRKMPSLSTTVGKVLEICSRTDASPNELNKVVSLDPILTGQVLKLINSSYYSLVAKVTSLTRAITMLGMNTVKNMALSTAVIRTVSSVKKSRALPTSKFWAHSIGVGACAKLLAAASEVPVMDREEYFVAGLLHDLGKVPFGDEYSEVLSIAKRERVSLVQVEQDLLGIDHQEVGLMIAEKWKLNPVIKGCIGNHHHVGQAEEDYRRQIAFISLANEYINIFDFGYAGDPFPREEDIPPLLEISGLSWQDYAGVREGVEKEIEKAQIFLQI is encoded by the coding sequence ATGCAATTGAGCAAGGAACAACATCAGAAGCAGATTGAAAAATTTATCAGGAAGATGCCGAGCCTTTCCACAACCGTTGGCAAGGTTCTTGAGATTTGCAGTCGAACAGATGCCTCCCCCAATGAGTTGAACAAGGTCGTCTCCCTTGACCCGATCTTGACGGGGCAGGTTCTCAAGCTCATTAATTCCTCATATTATTCTCTTGTCGCCAAAGTGACCTCGCTTACCCGGGCCATTACCATGCTGGGTATGAATACCGTCAAGAATATGGCGTTAAGTACCGCCGTTATCAGAACTGTCTCAAGCGTGAAGAAGTCACGAGCGCTTCCCACCTCAAAGTTCTGGGCCCATTCCATCGGCGTTGGTGCATGCGCCAAGCTTCTGGCCGCCGCCAGTGAGGTGCCGGTCATGGATCGGGAAGAATATTTTGTTGCCGGGCTTCTGCACGATCTCGGCAAAGTGCCGTTCGGAGATGAATATTCGGAGGTGTTGAGCATTGCCAAAAGGGAGCGGGTCTCACTGGTACAAGTGGAGCAGGATCTGCTGGGTATCGATCACCAGGAAGTAGGCTTGATGATAGCCGAGAAATGGAAACTCAACCCGGTCATCAAAGGCTGCATTGGCAATCACCACCACGTCGGGCAGGCCGAAGAAGATTACCGCCGGCAGATTGCCTTTATCTCTCTGGCCAATGAGTATATCAACATTTTCGACTTTGGCTATGCCGGCGATCCTTTTCCCAGAGAAGAGGATATCCCGCCATTATTGGAGATCAGCGGGCTGAGCTGGCAGGATTATGCCGGAGTTCGTGAAGGTGTGGAGAAAGAAATAGAGAAGGCACAGATTTTTCTACAAATATGA
- a CDS encoding MBL fold metallo-hydrolase, producing MMKVRFWGVRGSIPCPGPKTQKYGGNGACIELRVGKKGRLVIVDAGSGIRELGNYVMKHDLPDGPISADLFLTHTHWDHIMGFPYFTPIYMSGNRLTVYGPVTFEEDPLEEVVGGQMKYRYFPVNFGELSSNIEYLRLSENPDVDLGDGLRLATKFLNHPITALGYRFEFEGKVFCTCYDTEPFRNLFITDPEHPEYDEAMAVEGQEVADEQNLLLEKFFTGADLLVYDAQYTEEEFLTNRIGWGHTPIEQAIAAADRAGVKRLALFHHDPDRTDEQLDQLTKKYCRPGGNGQAEVFFARERMEIDL from the coding sequence ATGATGAAAGTAAGATTTTGGGGAGTCCGGGGTTCCATACCCTGTCCTGGACCGAAAACGCAGAAATATGGCGGCAACGGTGCCTGTATTGAACTCCGGGTAGGTAAAAAGGGAAGACTCGTTATCGTTGACGCCGGTTCGGGCATCAGAGAGCTTGGCAATTATGTCATGAAGCACGATCTTCCCGATGGCCCTATCTCTGCTGATTTGTTTTTGACCCATACCCATTGGGATCATATCATGGGGTTTCCTTACTTCACTCCTATCTATATGTCGGGCAACCGGCTGACGGTCTACGGTCCGGTAACCTTTGAGGAGGACCCTCTTGAAGAGGTTGTCGGCGGGCAGATGAAATACCGGTATTTTCCGGTCAACTTCGGGGAACTCAGTTCCAATATAGAATATCTGAGGTTAAGCGAAAACCCCGATGTCGATTTAGGCGATGGGCTCAGGCTTGCCACCAAATTTCTTAATCACCCCATTACCGCCCTGGGATATCGTTTTGAATTCGAGGGCAAGGTATTCTGTACATGCTACGATACCGAACCTTTCCGCAATCTCTTCATTACCGACCCGGAGCATCCGGAGTATGATGAAGCGATGGCGGTAGAGGGTCAGGAGGTTGCCGATGAACAAAATCTGCTGCTGGAGAAGTTTTTTACAGGAGCGGATCTTCTTGTCTATGATGCCCAGTATACCGAAGAGGAATTCCTCACCAATCGGATAGGTTGGGGGCATACGCCTATCGAGCAGGCCATAGCCGCTGCGGACCGGGCCGGCGTGAAACGGCTGGCGCTTTTTCACCATGATCCCGACAGAACGGACGAGCAACTCGACCAACTGACGAAGAAATACTGCAGACCGGGCGGGAACGGCCAGGCCGAAGTTTTTTTTGCCAGAGAAAGGATGGAGATTGATTTGTAG
- the fusA gene encoding elongation factor G, protein MKRDLSKVRNIGISAHIDSGKTTLTERILFYTNRIHSIHEVRGKDGVGAKMDSMELEKERGITIQSAATYCTWGDTDINIIDTPGHVDFTVEVERALRVLDGAVLVLCSVGGVQSQSITVNRQMTRYNVPRIAFVNKCDRTGANPEKVTGQLRDKLQLNAHMMQMPIGLESELKGVVDLVTMKATYYDGEHGEILRVEDIPENILDEATERRALLLEEVSMYSEELMEALLEEGEISPDLINEAVRRGTLALEFTPVFIGSAYKNKGIQTLLDAVKAYLPSPTDVVNYGLDLKNGETEFQVTNNPEDPLIMLAFKLEDGRYGQLTYVRTYQGTLNKGDTVYNSRTGKKVKIGRLVRMHSDEMEEIETCGSGDIVALFGVDCASGDTFTSSDISCSMTSMHIPEPVISLAIVPADNKAQVNMSKALNRFTKEDPTFRTYVDHETGETIVSGMGELHLDVYIERMKREYKAEVQVGAPQVAYRETITQQADFNYTHKKQTGGSGQFARVAGYIEPNDESEYEFVDKIVGGAIPREFIGSCDKGFTKSLAKGSLCGAPITGVRCVINDGAAHAVDSSDVAFQLAAVGAFKEGYLKAKPVIMEPIMKVAVEGPAEFQGSVMGSLNQRRGMIIGTMEEGNYTVIEAEVPLSEMFGYSTALRSLTQGKAEFTMEFSNFKQVPKGVSEELVKKHQEERNK, encoded by the coding sequence ATGAAAAGAGATTTATCGAAAGTACGAAATATAGGAATCAGTGCACATATCGACTCGGGGAAAACCACTCTGACCGAACGCATACTTTTCTACACTAATAGAATACATTCCATCCATGAGGTTCGCGGTAAGGATGGTGTCGGTGCCAAGATGGACTCCATGGAGCTCGAGAAGGAGCGTGGCATCACCATTCAGTCGGCGGCTACTTACTGCACCTGGGGAGATACCGATATAAACATTATCGATACTCCCGGCCATGTCGATTTCACCGTTGAAGTGGAAAGGGCTTTGAGGGTTCTTGACGGTGCCGTCCTGGTGCTTTGTTCGGTGGGTGGTGTTCAGTCGCAGTCCATTACGGTAAATCGCCAGATGACCCGCTACAATGTGCCCCGCATCGCCTTTGTAAATAAGTGCGACAGAACCGGTGCGAATCCTGAAAAAGTCACCGGGCAGCTGCGTGACAAGCTGCAGCTCAATGCGCATATGATGCAGATGCCCATAGGCTTGGAGAGTGAGCTCAAAGGGGTAGTGGACCTGGTTACCATGAAGGCCACATACTATGATGGCGAGCACGGAGAGATTCTTCGTGTGGAAGATATTCCTGAAAATATTCTGGATGAGGCCACCGAGCGCCGTGCTCTTCTGCTGGAGGAAGTCTCCATGTACTCAGAAGAACTGATGGAGGCTCTTCTTGAAGAAGGCGAGATTAGTCCGGACCTTATCAATGAAGCCGTTCGCAGGGGAACGCTGGCCCTGGAGTTTACTCCGGTATTTATTGGCTCCGCCTACAAAAACAAAGGTATTCAGACATTGCTGGACGCAGTCAAAGCATATTTGCCGAGCCCCACCGATGTTGTAAACTACGGACTCGACCTGAAAAATGGCGAAACCGAATTCCAGGTGACCAACAATCCCGAAGATCCTCTTATTATGCTGGCCTTCAAACTTGAAGACGGACGCTATGGACAGTTGACCTATGTCCGCACTTATCAGGGAACGCTGAATAAGGGCGATACGGTTTACAACAGTCGAACAGGTAAAAAGGTGAAAATCGGTCGTCTTGTACGCATGCACTCCGATGAGATGGAGGAGATAGAAACCTGTGGATCCGGAGACATAGTCGCCCTTTTCGGAGTCGACTGTGCTTCAGGCGATACCTTTACCTCTTCTGATATCTCCTGTTCGATGACCTCGATGCACATTCCGGAGCCGGTAATATCCCTGGCTATCGTGCCTGCGGACAATAAAGCCCAGGTGAATATGTCTAAGGCGCTCAATCGTTTTACCAAGGAAGATCCTACTTTCAGAACCTATGTCGACCATGAAACAGGCGAGACCATCGTGTCCGGAATGGGGGAACTCCACCTCGATGTGTATATCGAGCGGATGAAGCGTGAATATAAAGCCGAAGTACAGGTCGGCGCACCTCAGGTAGCCTATCGCGAAACCATAACGCAGCAGGCCGACTTCAACTATACTCATAAGAAGCAGACAGGTGGTTCGGGGCAGTTTGCCCGTGTTGCCGGATATATCGAGCCCAACGATGAGAGCGAATATGAATTTGTCGATAAGATTGTCGGCGGCGCCATTCCCCGGGAATTCATCGGTTCATGTGATAAAGGATTTACCAAAAGCCTTGCTAAAGGTTCTCTCTGCGGTGCACCTATCACCGGTGTACGCTGTGTCATAAATGACGGGGCGGCGCATGCGGTCGACTCATCTGATGTTGCCTTTCAACTTGCCGCCGTTGGAGCTTTCAAGGAAGGCTATTTAAAGGCCAAGCCTGTTATTATGGAACCGATAATGAAGGTTGCCGTAGAGGGTCCCGCGGAGTTTCAGGGATCGGTTATGGGATCTCTTAATCAACGTCGCGGCATGATCATCGGCACGATGGAAGAAGGCAACTATACTGTTATTGAAGCGGAAGTGCCTCTCTCGGAAATGTTTGGATACAGTACTGCCCTGCGTTCCCTGACTCAGGGGAAAGCGGAATTCACCATGGAATTCTCAAATTTCAAGCAGGTTCCAAAGGGTGTAAGTGAAGAACTGGTCAAGAAACACCAGGAAGAGAGAAACAAGTAA
- the hisA gene encoding phosphoribosylformimino-5-aminoimidazole carboxamide ribotide isomerase, translating into MKFRPCIDLHNGKVKQIVGSSLSDTDPEGLQTNFVADKPPAYFAALYRRDNLTGGHIIKLGPGNDEAAREALRAWPQNLQIGGGITLENASDWLDYGASHVIVTSSVFQNGKVDRDYLAALVQKIGRSRLVLDLSCRKLGADYFIVTDRWQKFTKVTISPETIEELSNSCDELLVHAADVEGKCAGIEEELVEKLGRWVSLPTTYAGGVRNLEDLKRINDLGGGNLDATVGSALDIFGGSGASYDEVVSYMRSLR; encoded by the coding sequence ATGAAATTCAGACCGTGTATCGATCTTCATAACGGCAAGGTAAAGCAGATTGTCGGTTCAAGCCTCAGTGATACAGATCCTGAAGGCCTGCAAACGAATTTCGTAGCCGATAAGCCCCCTGCCTATTTTGCCGCACTCTACCGGCGGGACAACCTCACGGGTGGGCACATAATCAAACTTGGTCCGGGGAATGATGAAGCCGCCAGGGAGGCACTGCGGGCCTGGCCGCAGAACTTGCAGATAGGTGGCGGTATCACTTTGGAAAACGCCTCCGACTGGCTCGATTACGGCGCTTCCCATGTGATTGTGACCTCCTCAGTATTTCAAAACGGAAAGGTTGACCGTGACTATCTCGCAGCCCTGGTGCAAAAGATCGGGCGCAGTCGACTTGTCCTGGATCTAAGCTGCCGTAAGCTCGGAGCTGATTATTTTATTGTCACCGATAGATGGCAAAAATTTACGAAAGTCACGATATCGCCTGAGACTATTGAGGAATTATCAAATAGTTGTGATGAATTGCTGGTCCATGCGGCTGATGTCGAAGGAAAATGTGCGGGGATTGAGGAAGAGCTTGTCGAAAAGCTCGGCCGCTGGGTTTCACTGCCGACTACCTATGCAGGAGGTGTGCGGAATCTTGAAGACCTGAAGCGAATCAATGATCTGGGCGGTGGAAACCTCGATGCGACCGTCGGCAGTGCTCTTGATATTTTCGGCGGAAGCGGTGCGAGCTATGATGAAGTGGTGTCATATATGCGCAGCTTGAGGTAG
- a CDS encoding FAD-dependent oxidoreductase, translating into MTKKVLIIGAVALGPKVACRLRRLDPDAEITLLDRDNLISYGGCGIPYYVGGDINDLEDLYSTSAHVLRDKLFFENCKGVHVRTEVEALSIDRKNKKVTVKNLLDNSEEQLEYDKLVLATGANPCRPPFPGTDLDNVFMLASLHEAERLKALMTRGEVGKAVVIGGGAIGVEICEAMQDLWGIETTLIEMEDQVLPTLMGKCIARVVKSHLEEKGVKVLIDEKVNQISTATTIDTLWVETSNTVIEADVVILATGVRPNTTLAAEAGLALGNFGGLSVDKRMRTSDPDIYAGGDCVELCHLISGENMLMSLGSLANRQGRIIATNIAGGNSHFDGTVGTFCMKVFDLGIGKAGLTFRQAKETGYDPVYAVISQSDHAHFYPHSELLFISLIADKKSRKILGVEAAGKHGDAVKARIDTVAVLLKHGVTVDDICNIETGYAPPYASAMDAVNNAGNALDNILAGRNFPIDSYDFIEQFRHGKTKVLDTRGTREAAPFIEKYPAQWLNIPQNELRLRIDEIPGDQLLYLICDTGPRSYETQVFLAAQGLNNTRNIQGGFAMVKMTDPTFI; encoded by the coding sequence ATGACGAAAAAAGTACTTATAATAGGCGCAGTCGCCCTCGGCCCCAAGGTTGCGTGCCGCCTCCGGCGACTGGACCCCGATGCGGAAATCACCCTGTTGGATAGAGATAACCTCATATCCTACGGAGGCTGCGGAATTCCCTATTATGTGGGGGGAGACATCAATGATCTGGAGGATCTCTATTCTACCAGCGCGCATGTGCTCAGAGACAAACTCTTTTTTGAAAATTGTAAAGGCGTACATGTTCGCACAGAAGTCGAAGCCTTGTCCATTGATCGCAAAAATAAGAAGGTCACGGTAAAGAATCTGCTGGATAACAGCGAGGAGCAACTGGAATATGACAAACTGGTTCTGGCCACAGGAGCCAACCCATGCAGGCCGCCATTTCCAGGAACGGATCTTGACAATGTATTCATGCTGGCCAGTCTCCATGAAGCTGAAAGACTGAAAGCCTTGATGACCAGGGGGGAAGTAGGTAAGGCTGTTGTTATCGGCGGCGGCGCCATCGGAGTTGAAATATGTGAGGCAATGCAGGATCTCTGGGGTATCGAGACAACTCTGATCGAAATGGAAGACCAGGTCCTGCCGACGCTTATGGGCAAATGTATCGCCAGAGTTGTCAAGTCTCACCTGGAGGAAAAAGGCGTAAAGGTCCTTATTGATGAAAAGGTCAACCAAATCTCCACCGCTACCACTATCGATACGCTCTGGGTAGAAACATCCAACACTGTCATAGAGGCCGATGTGGTTATCCTGGCAACCGGAGTTAGGCCCAATACAACTCTGGCCGCAGAGGCAGGTCTGGCACTGGGGAACTTCGGTGGATTATCGGTCGATAAACGGATGCGTACAAGTGACCCCGATATCTACGCCGGCGGTGACTGTGTGGAATTATGCCACCTGATCAGTGGCGAAAATATGCTGATGTCACTCGGCTCGCTGGCCAACCGACAGGGCAGAATAATTGCTACCAATATTGCCGGCGGCAACAGCCATTTCGACGGTACCGTCGGAACATTCTGCATGAAAGTCTTTGATCTCGGCATAGGTAAAGCCGGACTGACTTTCAGACAAGCCAAAGAGACAGGCTATGATCCGGTCTATGCCGTCATCTCCCAATCGGATCATGCTCATTTTTACCCTCATTCCGAGCTTCTTTTTATTTCACTGATTGCCGATAAAAAAAGCCGCAAGATTCTGGGGGTAGAGGCTGCCGGAAAACATGGAGATGCGGTGAAAGCCCGCATTGACACGGTGGCCGTACTCCTTAAACACGGTGTAACCGTAGATGATATCTGCAATATCGAAACAGGATATGCCCCACCCTACGCCTCCGCAATGGATGCCGTCAACAATGCCGGAAATGCACTCGACAACATCCTGGCCGGCCGCAACTTCCCCATCGATTCCTATGATTTTATAGAGCAATTCCGCCATGGAAAAACAAAGGTTCTCGACACCAGAGGGACCAGGGAAGCAGCACCTTTTATAGAAAAATATCCGGCACAGTGGCTCAATATCCCTCAAAACGAACTGCGCCTGAGGATTGATGAAATTCCGGGCGATCAGCTGCTGTATCTGATCTGCGATACCGGACCACGCTCATATGAAACACAGGTTTTTCTGGCGGCTCAGGGATTGAACAATACCCGCAATATCCAGGGCGGCTTTGCCATGGTGAAGATGACCGATCCGACCTTCATCTAA
- a CDS encoding DUF554 domain-containing protein: protein MILQGTLVNIAAIIGGCVIGHFAGRHISAPLRRTMMSGLGLAVLLVGLQLALQGSHIILIICSLIAGGILGELAGIEKRLRIMAERLQERFSEYGSIAEGFVTASLLYCVGAMAIMGALQDGVGDAPTILYAKAALDGIASIALTATLGAGVVLSIIPLLLYQGSITLLAGWASNVMTETAISEMNGVGGLLIIAIALDLLDIKRLPIGNLLPSVFIVLLLVHFIL, encoded by the coding sequence ATGATACTTCAGGGAACCCTGGTTAATATAGCTGCGATCATTGGCGGATGCGTGATCGGCCACTTTGCCGGCCGCCACATAAGCGCCCCGCTGCGCCGCACCATGATGTCGGGTCTCGGTCTCGCTGTTCTGCTAGTTGGCCTGCAGTTGGCTCTCCAGGGCTCACATATCATACTTATCATTTGCAGCCTGATTGCCGGAGGTATTCTGGGAGAGCTTGCCGGAATCGAAAAACGGCTGAGAATAATGGCGGAACGGCTGCAGGAAAGATTCTCAGAATATGGCAGTATTGCCGAAGGTTTTGTAACAGCGAGCCTACTCTACTGTGTAGGAGCCATGGCAATCATGGGGGCGTTACAGGATGGAGTTGGAGATGCTCCGACTATTCTTTACGCCAAGGCCGCCCTGGACGGTATTGCTTCAATCGCCCTGACGGCAACCCTTGGAGCCGGAGTCGTTCTTTCCATCATTCCGCTTCTGCTCTATCAAGGTTCTATAACCCTGCTGGCCGGGTGGGCGAGTAATGTCATGACGGAAACGGCAATCTCCGAGATGAATGGTGTCGGAGGGTTGCTGATTATTGCCATAGCTCTTGACCTGTTGGATATCAAGCGCTTGCCGATAGGCAATCTTCTCCCTTCGGTATTTATCGTGCTGCTGCTCGTGCACTTCATACTCTGA
- a CDS encoding FKBP-type peptidyl-prolyl cis-trans isomerase, with protein sequence MTVAEKGNTVKIHYKGKLEDGSVFDTSEGKEPLEFTIGSGQVIVGFDEAVSGMSVGEKKNVTIPVDKAYGPRNEELVIAAPKEHVPEDINPEVGQKLQMGGPNGEVVLVTVVEVTDTHIKLDANPPLAGEDLIFDIELVEVV encoded by the coding sequence ATGACAGTTGCAGAAAAAGGCAACACGGTAAAAATCCATTATAAAGGAAAGCTGGAAGATGGTTCGGTTTTTGATACTTCTGAAGGCAAGGAACCTCTCGAATTTACAATAGGCAGCGGACAGGTCATTGTCGGCTTTGACGAGGCCGTTTCCGGCATGTCCGTCGGTGAAAAAAAGAATGTCACCATTCCGGTCGATAAGGCTTATGGCCCCAGAAACGAAGAGCTGGTAATTGCCGCGCCGAAGGAACATGTACCGGAGGATATCAATCCCGAGGTCGGCCAGAAACTGCAGATGGGCGGACCAAACGGTGAAGTTGTTCTGGTTACCGTGGTTGAAGTAACCGATACCCATATAAAGCTTGATGCTAATCCGCCGCTTGCCGGGGAAGATTTGATCTTTGATATAGAACTGGTAGAGGTTGTCTGA
- a CDS encoding ribonuclease H-like domain-containing protein, giving the protein MLENTFCHINGIGTKTEVQLWQAGIMNWQDWCDPVGIRLSKRSRMEIPAIFEHSLAALQQNDAHFFCNRLKAGDQWRIFSHFRNTTAYIDIETSGLHDSAEITTIALYDGRDVFHYVNGRNLHDFVEDVSRYDVLVSYNGKSFDVPFIERFFNIRLNQAHIDLRFVLARLGFKGGLKGCEKQLGINRGSLDGVDGAFAVSLWYRYERYNDEKALETLLAYNIEDTVNLERLLVEAWNRNLAETPFAEQLLSCPQAPPLPFQPDLDCVAAIRRQFY; this is encoded by the coding sequence ATGCTCGAAAACACATTTTGCCACATTAACGGAATAGGGACAAAAACGGAGGTACAGCTCTGGCAGGCGGGAATTATGAACTGGCAGGACTGGTGCGATCCAGTCGGAATCAGGCTTTCAAAGCGCTCCAGAATGGAGATTCCGGCAATATTCGAGCACTCTTTAGCGGCGCTACAGCAAAATGATGCCCATTTTTTCTGCAACCGGCTCAAGGCAGGCGATCAATGGAGGATATTCTCCCACTTCCGCAACACCACTGCCTATATCGACATTGAAACCAGCGGCCTTCATGACAGTGCGGAGATCACCACTATCGCCCTCTATGACGGCAGGGACGTGTTTCACTATGTCAATGGCAGGAATTTACATGATTTTGTTGAAGATGTCAGCCGCTATGACGTCTTGGTAAGCTATAACGGTAAAAGCTTCGATGTCCCTTTTATCGAGCGCTTTTTCAACATACGCCTGAACCAGGCGCATATCGACCTGCGCTTTGTTCTCGCCCGCCTCGGCTTCAAGGGCGGACTGAAGGGATGCGAAAAGCAGCTGGGAATCAACCGTGGTTCGTTGGACGGGGTAGATGGCGCTTTTGCCGTTTCTCTCTGGTATCGATATGAACGCTACAATGACGAAAAGGCCCTGGAAACTTTGCTTGCCTATAACATCGAAGACACAGTCAATCTGGAGAGACTGCTGGTTGAGGCATGGAACAGGAACCTTGCCGAAACACCCTTTGCAGAGCAACTTCTCTCCTGTCCGCAGGCGCCGCCACTGCCATTCCAGCCGGATCTTGACTGCGTGGCGGCCATACGACGGCAGTTTTATTGA
- a CDS encoding NAD(P)/FAD-dependent oxidoreductase gives MAKIIVVGAGASGLMAAGQAASRGAEVFLLEKKKRPGNKIAISGKGRCNLTNTMDIDGFLEHFNRSGRFLRQPFSHFFSPQLMQFFEELGVPLISERGGRVFPASGSASDVVEAMLDWLKRCGVTLNTSIAVDRILRQNGFVTGVCCRETTFTADSVVLATGGASYPATGSTGDGYTLAQSCGHTLTPLRPALVPLLVDDPVVHTLAGLDLKNAGVRIYVNDKRKISSFGEVSFTRFGIGGPIILTHSLFIVDNIRAGKKITLSLDLKPALDDRKLDNRLLRDFEKRCHENIDSVLRGLLPREMVAASLHFCSIDGHKSAGQILSQERIRLRTWLKDFRFSISGYRPLSEAIVTAGGIKVQEIDPNTMESRKTKGLYLTGELLDIHGDTGGYNLQAAFSTGWLAGRSAASAAQSASSPT, from the coding sequence ATGGCAAAAATTATCGTAGTCGGTGCCGGTGCATCAGGATTAATGGCGGCCGGGCAGGCCGCGTCACGGGGAGCAGAAGTATTTCTTCTTGAAAAAAAGAAACGGCCCGGGAACAAGATAGCCATCAGCGGTAAAGGTCGATGCAATCTTACCAACACCATGGATATTGACGGATTCCTTGAACATTTCAACAGAAGCGGCCGCTTTCTCCGTCAGCCGTTCTCCCACTTTTTTTCACCCCAGCTGATGCAATTTTTTGAAGAACTCGGCGTGCCGCTGATCAGTGAACGCGGAGGACGAGTGTTTCCTGCTTCGGGCAGCGCTTCAGATGTGGTCGAGGCCATGCTGGATTGGCTGAAACGTTGCGGGGTGACACTCAATACCTCTATAGCGGTAGACAGAATTCTCCGGCAAAACGGTTTTGTCACCGGTGTTTGCTGCCGGGAGACGACATTTACCGCCGACTCTGTAGTTCTCGCCACTGGAGGCGCCTCCTATCCGGCCACCGGCTCGACAGGCGATGGTTATACTCTGGCCCAATCCTGCGGCCACACACTCACTCCCTTGCGTCCTGCTCTTGTCCCCCTGCTGGTCGACGATCCGGTCGTTCATACCCTTGCAGGGCTGGATTTGAAGAATGCGGGGGTGCGAATCTACGTCAACGATAAGCGAAAAATCTCCTCATTCGGTGAAGTGAGCTTTACCCGCTTCGGAATCGGCGGTCCGATAATTCTCACTCACAGTCTTTTCATCGTCGACAACATTCGGGCCGGAAAAAAAATTACTCTTTCATTGGATCTCAAGCCGGCACTTGACGACAGGAAACTCGACAACAGGCTGCTGCGTGATTTCGAGAAGAGATGTCATGAAAACATAGATTCCGTACTTCGCGGTCTCCTACCCAGGGAAATGGTCGCTGCGTCGTTACATTTCTGCTCCATTGACGGTCATAAGAGTGCAGGCCAGATACTCTCGCAAGAGCGAATCAGGCTTCGCACCTGGCTCAAGGATTTTCGCTTCAGCATAAGCGGCTACAGACCATTATCTGAAGCCATTGTGACCGCGGGCGGCATCAAGGTGCAGGAGATTGACCCCAACACCATGGAGTCCAGAAAAACCAAAGGGCTCTATCTTACCGGCGAACTTCTTGATATTCATGGTGATACCGGCGGCTACAATCTCCAGGCAGCCTTTTCAACCGGGTGGCTTGCCGGCCGCAGTGCCGCATCTGCTGCGCAATCAGCCTCTTCTCCCACCTGA